From one Culex quinquefasciatus strain JHB chromosome 3, VPISU_Cqui_1.0_pri_paternal, whole genome shotgun sequence genomic stretch:
- the LOC6040844 gene encoding mitochondrial import inner membrane translocase subunit TIM14, with amino-acid sequence MSLTICQNSLFTSSNLSSQFHNTKFKMSSSIILAGLGLAALGYGGRALMRQMPNAASKMQEALQNLPKFDAESMANSKYYRGGFDAKMNKREASLILGISPSASKIKIKDAHKKIMLLNHPDRGGSPYLAAKINEAKDFMDNAK; translated from the exons ATGTCACTTACAATCTGTCAAAATAGTTTGTTTACGTCTAGCAATCTTTCGTCACAATTTCacaacacaaaatttaaaatg TCATCATCCATCATTCTAGCCGGGTTAGGGCTGGCCGCGCTCGGCTACGGCGGCCGGGCGCTGATGCGACAGATGCCGAACGCCGCCAGCAAGATGCAGGAAGCGCTTCAAAATCTGCCCAAGTTCGACGCCGAATCGATGGCCAACTCCAAGTACTACCGGGGCGGGTTCGACGCCAAAATGAACAAACGGGAAGCGTCGTTGATTCTGGGCATCAGTCCGTCGGCGTCGAAAATTAAG ataaaGGACGCCCATAAGAAAATTATGTTGCTCAACCATCCGGACAGAGGTGGCTCACCGTACCTAGCGGCAAAAATTAACGAGGCGAAAGATTTCATGGACAATGCGAAATAG
- the LOC6040843 gene encoding single-pass membrane and coiled-coil domain-containing protein 4 homolog, with product MRKLRGGQTRETRKQKQERREENQKIQQQLKTIVLPICGVVFLCIVAYVFLKTRPRFEEL from the coding sequence ATGCGTAAGCTGCGGGGAGGCCAAACACGCGAAACGCGAAAACAGAAGCAGGAACGCCGCGAGGAGAACCAGAAGATTCAGCAGCAACTGAAAACGATTGTGCTGCCCATTTGTGGCGTTGTGTTCCTGTGCATTGTTGCGTATGTGTTTCTGAAAACGCGCCCGCGGTTCGAGGAGCTGTGA
- the LOC6040842 gene encoding programmed cell death protein 6 produces MAGMPDQQFLWNIFQKVDRDRSGFISQDELQQALSNGTWNPFNPETVRLMIGMFDRSNRGVVNFQDFGALWKYVTDWQNCFRSFDTDNSGNIDKNELKAALTAFGYRLSDGLYDTLIRKFDRYGNGTILFDDFIQCCVILYTLTSSFRQYDTDQDGVITIHYEQFLNMVFSLKI; encoded by the coding sequence ATGGCCGGCATGCCAGACCAGCAGTTCCTGTGGAACATCTTCCAGAAGGTCGATCGCGACCGAAGTGGGTTCATATCGCAGGACGAGCTACAGCAGGCGCTTTCGAACGGAACGTGGAACCCGTTCAACCCGGAAACGGTCCGGCTCATGATTGGGATGTTCGATCGCTCGAACCGCGGCGTCGTAAACTTCCAGGACTTTGGAGCACTGTGGAAGTACGTGACGGACTGGCAGAACTGCTTCCGCTCGTTCGACACGGACAACTCGGGAAACATCGACAAGAACGAGCTGAAGGCGGCGCTGACGGCCTTTGGATATCGCCTGTCGGACGGGCTTTACGACACGCTGATTCGAAAGTTTGATCGATACGGAAACGGGACGATTTTGTTCGATGATTTTATCCAGTGCTGCGTAATTTTGTACACGCTGACGTCGTCCTTCCGGCAGTACGACACGGATCAGGACGGCGTCATAACCATCCACTACGAGCAGTTTTTGAACATGGTGTTTAGCTTGAAGATTTGA